The DNA region GACTCCTGGCCCATATCGCGAAGGATCGTGATCTCGGTCCTGGACGCGATCAAGGGGTCGGTGACCCCGTCGATCCAGACTCGAGTGCGGCGGCCATCGCCGCGTTCCTCCCCGGTGATGCGCTCCAGGGCGAAGATACGGTCGGCGCGCGCGAACTTTCCGAAACCCAATGCCACCATCCGGGAGTCCGATGCCATGTTGTCATCTTGCCATCACGCATCGAACTTTTGATCTGGCGTGCAACCCCGGCCGGCGCGTCTACTTGATGGGACTATCCCAACAGGAGGTTCCGAGATGCCGCGTCAGATCATCACGACACCGAACGCACCGAGCTCGCCGCTTTTCAGCCAGGGAGTCAAAGCCGGCTCCCAGGTGTTCATCTCGGGAACCACCGGCGTCGACCCGAGCACGGGTCGCATGGCCGGCGACAGCATCCAGGCCCAGACCCGCCAGGCGCTGGCGAACTGCGAGGCCATCCTGCGGGAGGCGGGTGCGACCCTCGACGACGTCGTTGAGGTAGGCGTGCTGCTGACAGACCCGGGGGACTTCGCAGGAATGAACGAGGAATACGCCCGCTGGTTCCCGTCTGATCCACCAACTCGCTACGCGGCCAAACTGGGAGCCGAGATACCAGGACTACGTGTCTCGATTCGCATGACGGCGTGCGTTGCCTGACCAAGCCTCATCCCGCTCACGTACACGACCTTGTGGCTCACTGGCATCGTCCTCTCCCCGGGAATGATGATCTGCCACCTCGGGCCCGACCACTCCCGACGAAAACCACTAGCGTCGCGAGCGGGGAACGGGGGGCGCGATGGCGCGGAGGCGGTGGGTCGGCATCGCGACAATGGTCGCGATCGCAGTGCTTGCCTCGACCGGCTGCGGCTCCGACGACGCTCAGGGCAGCGAAACCCCCGACACTTCCCCGACGTCCGTGACATCGCCGGAGGACGAGTCGTCTCTTCCTAGCGCTGCGTCAGAAGAGGTGCGGTGCCCCAGCGAGGAACTCACCGAGCTGTACGTCCCGCAGGACTGGACAGCCTCGAGCATCAACGTGTGCCACGACGTCGGCCAGAGCAAGGTGCTGGTCATCAACGTGTCGGCGGTCTTCCTCAGAGTTGCTCCGGGTGCGGGTTCCGCACTCGCCTCATGGGGTCACGCCGAGACCGGCTCCTTCGAGAGCATGGTCTACGACGAGATCGTTGCCAGCTCCGACACAACGGATGCGTGGCTGATCCCTCCTGGTGGCTGGGTGGTGGTGAACGGTTCTCCAGCCTCGGCGACTGTGGGCCTACCGCTGACCGAGCTCGCAACCGCGTACGCATTGGACAAGCTCGTCGGTTATGTCCTTTCCAAGCTGACCAGTCCTGACCTCGCTGCCGCCCAGCGCGTGTCGGCATGCGCTGTGGAATTCGGCGTGACCATCGCCAACACGCAGGACCCATCCGTTGACCTCGATTACCTGCTGGCCGACGCGATGCTGGGGGCCGGCGTTCAATGCGGGCCGTTGTTCCGGGAGCTTGCCACCGAAACGCCACCACCGGCTGCGCTCCAGGACGAGCTCGCCCGCTTCCGCAGCAGTATGAAGGCGAGCGTGGCTGACGATCTGATCCGGGCAGCGCGGAACTCTGTCCAAGTGCTTCGGTGAACGCAGAGTGGGTATGGCATCCACGCGCCTAGAGGAGTAGACAGGGAAGAACCGGCGGTGCCGGTTCGGGCACTGCCCTGTCCTAGAAAGGAGCGGGCTGTGTACGCACGTTCCACTACGTTCCACGGGAGTCCCGGCAACATCGACGCGGGCATCACGTTCGTCAAGAACGAGGCCGGGCCCATGCTCGACAGCATCGAGGGCTGTCGCGGCCTGTCGATGCTGGTCGACCGCGAGTCCGGGCGATGCATCGCCACGAGTTCGTGGGAAGACGAGGCGACCATGCGCGCCAGCGATGGGCAGCTTCGTGCGCTACGCGATCGAGGGAAGGACATCCTCGGTGGCGACATGCAGATCGACGAGTGGGAGATCGTCGTCATGCACCGTAGCCATCACGGCGAGTGCGCCCGGGTCAGCTGGCTGCAGGGTGACGTCGACGCCATGGCCGAGATCTTCCGGGTCGGGATCCTTCCCGAGCTCGAGCAGACCGATGGGTTCTGCAGCGCCAGCCTGCTGGTGAACCGGTCCTCCGGATTGGGGTGCGCCACCACGGCCTGGGAGTCCCGCGCCGCGATGGAAGCCAGCCGCCCGGCGGCCGACGACATGCGCAACCGGGCCGCGAGCGACGCGCGCGGCGAGATCGTCGACGTGCAAGAGTTCGACCTCGCGTACGCCCACCTGCACGTCCCCGAGATGGCCTGAGTCCACGTCTCTTCGCCGAGCCCGCCCCGCCGTGGCCCGGGCTCGGCCAAGCCATCACGCGTCTCGCGCCAGCGTCCCGTCCGATGACCTCAGGTGATGCCGAGCATCGCAACGTCCAGCTCGGGCAGGGCGGACATCTCCGCGGCGACCTCGGCCGCGCGCTCGCGGACCGTCTCTGAAGCCATCGTCTCGGCGACGAGCTCCTGCAGCCGTTCCACCTCGCCGCCCTGAGGAACGTGGAAGGCGGAGGCTCCGGAGCCGGGCAGGGCGGTCCCCACGCCTGCCTTCACGATGGCAGAACCGTTCGCGCCCTGATCGGCGAAGAGGGGCACGATCACCTGCGGGACGCCGGCGGCGAGCGCGTCGAGAACAGTGCCCGAGCCGCCGTGGTGGAGGATCACGGCCGCGTGGGAGAGGACGTCGGCGTGGTCGGCCCACGGTTCGATCCGTACGTCGGGGGCAGCGGCGATCTGTGCGGGGTCGAGGTCGTGGCCGATGGTGAAGACGGCTCTGACCGGAAGAGCGCCGAGAACCTCGGCGACGATGTCGAACCACGGTCGCATCGGGAGCATCGTGGGCGCGACGGTGCCGAGGGTGGCATAGACGAAGCGTGGGTCGACGTCGCGTACGAGGGGCTCACCGACCCGGTAGCGCACGACAGCGGAGAACGGTGAGGGGTCGAGGCTCGCCGGGAACCTGGTCAGGACCGGCGACTCGACGATCTCGCGGTGCAGCCCTGGTCGCCAGTCGTCGAGCACCGGTGCCGCCGT from Nocardioides luteus includes:
- a CDS encoding RidA family protein, producing the protein MPRQIITTPNAPSSPLFSQGVKAGSQVFISGTTGVDPSTGRMAGDSIQAQTRQALANCEAILREAGATLDDVVEVGVLLTDPGDFAGMNEEYARWFPSDPPTRYAAKLGAEIPGLRVSIRMTACVA
- a CDS encoding glycosyltransferase; protein product: MTGTDADRTAPVPGTVPSMRVLAVSTAGAGHFNPMKPWLKRLAEHGHEVTVVGPPGLAAAASGFDFRAGAAPDPASVAAIWQRVAESPMEVSRELVLRDLFARVNSGAMIPAVRAAIDDLRPDLVLRDPAEYASALAAAEAGVPQARLGVSLCSEIAFFESTAAPVLDDWRPGLHREIVESPVLTRFPASLDPSPFSAVVRYRVGEPLVRDVDPRFVYATLGTVAPTMLPMRPWFDIVAEVLGALPVRAVFTIGHDLDPAQIAAAPDVRIEPWADHADVLSHAAVILHHGGSGTVLDALAAGVPQVIVPLFADQGANGSAIVKAGVGTALPGSGASAFHVPQGGEVERLQELVAETMASETVRERAAEVAAEMSALPELDVAMLGIT